A genomic window from Salvia miltiorrhiza cultivar Shanhuang (shh) chromosome 5, IMPLAD_Smil_shh, whole genome shotgun sequence includes:
- the LOC130985689 gene encoding G-type lectin S-receptor-like serine/threonine-protein kinase At1g11300 — MNTEITKRFLHEFTVLLIILPFVCRCLETDTISAGVVIRDPDSIVSQKQVFKLGFFSPANTTNRYLGVYYVVSEESVVWVANRGRPLNDSSGAVVSISKDGNLVLLDARNETIWSTNATASPVNTTLQLLDTGNLILRENATGNTIWESFSQPSNVFLPTMRIIDNINTGKKVVVSSWKNASDPQTGSFASGLEALNIPQMFTWNNGRPHWRSGPWNGLILIGVQDMYSPYLDGFSVVDDRAGTFYFTAPEQQFLMKIDLNSSGSLLQRLWNDEKKSWDVTWLAPSNECDIYGTCGPFGSCDIRDSNMCSCLRGFEPVSRGEWDMRNWSRGCQRINQLQCDAGGPNGDGFLRMPFMKVPDFAQHFSSGQEDECRSRCLGNCSCIAYAHDSKIGCMFWSNTLIDVQQFSAVGVDLYIRLSPSDLDEKKDKKVYIIIPVVVGFVCICFMIFIAWCWMVKRKGSETEQKRVFQAEQTFPSDSTAIVLKQESEVDSIEELPLFSFETIANATDQFNENNLLGKGGFGPVYKGTLGDGKEIAVKRLSAASGQGAQEFKNEVIVISKLQHRNLVRLLGYCVEKEEKMLIYEYMPNKSLDVCLFDPSNLSQKILDWKKRFNIMEGIGRGLLYLHRDSRLKIIHRDLKPSNVLLDEDWNPKISDFGMARIFGGNQEHDNTARVVGTYGYMAPEYAMEGRFSEKSDVYSFGVLMLEILKGKKNTQYYNHEWSLGLIGCAWKLWSENDGLAFADEGIASPDLKAEIVRCIHIALLCVQEFSKDRPTIQTVLSMLSREIVELPVPEQPMFAEKWNGLPVGATVSAGQLGHSLNELTVTAIDGR, encoded by the exons ATGAATACCGAAATCACTAAACGCTTTCTTCATGAATTCACAGTCTTGCTAATTATTCTTCCTTTTGTGTGTCGTTGCTTAGAAACAGACACCATTTCAGCCGGTGTAGTCATCAGAGATCCAGATAGCATAGTATCCCAAAAGCAGGTGTTCAAACTGGGTTTTTTCAGCCCCGCCAACACCACCAACCGCTACCTCGGCGTCTACTACGTCGTTTCCGAGGAGTCGGTGGTATGGGTCGCCAACAGAGGCAGGCCCCTCAATGATTCTTCCGGCGCAGTAGTAAGCATATCCAAGGACGGGAATCTGGTGCTCCTCGACGCGAGGAATGAGACCATCTGGTCAACCAATGCCACTGCTTCTCCCGTGAATACCACTCTTCAGCTGCTGGATACTGGAAACCTTATTCTACGGGAAAATGCAACAGGAAACACTATCTGGGAGTCCTTCTCACAGCCTTCGAACGTCTTCCTTCCGACTATGAGGATTATCGACAACATAAACACGGGTAAGAAGGTGGTTGTGTCGTCGTGGAAAAATGCGTCCGACCCCCAAACAGGAAGCTTCGCGTCAGGGCTGGAGGCACTGAATATCCCACAAATGTTCACGTGGAACAACGGCCGCCCCCACTGGAGGAGCGGCCCGTGGAACGGCCTGATTCTGATCGGAGTGCAGGATATGTATTCTCCGTACCTCGATGGATTCAGTGTGGTGGATGATCGTGCCGGTACTTTCTACTTCACAGCGCCAGAGCAGCAGTTCTTGATGAAAATCGACTTGAACTCTTCGGGGAGCTTACTGCAAAGGCTGTGGAATGATGAGAAGAAGAGTTGGGACGTTACGTGGTTAGCTCCTTCAAATGAATGTGATATTTATGGGACGTGTGGGCCGTTTGGGAGCTGCGATATTCGGGATTCGAACATGTGTTCTTGTTTGAGAGGGTTCGAGCCCGTGAGTAGAGGTGAATGGGATATGAGGAATTGGAGTCGAGGGTGCCAGAGGATAAATCAACTGCAGTGTGATGCAGGTGGGCCAAATGGAGATGGATTTTTGAGGATGCCGTTTATGAAGGTTCCGGACTTTGCACAGCACTTCTCTTCTGGGCAGGAAGATGAGTGCCGGAGCAGATGTCTGGGGAACTGCTCTTGCATAGCTTATGCTCATGATTCTAAAATCGGCTGTATGTTCTGGAGCAATACTTTGATTGACGTTCAGCAGTTCTCTGCTGTTGGTGTTGATCTTTACATTCGTCTCTCGCCTTCAGATCTCG ACGAGAAGAAGGACAAAAAGGTGTATATCATAATTCCGGTGGTGGTTGGTTTTGTGTGCATATGCTTCATGATCTTCATCGCTTGGTGTTGGATGGTAAAGAGAAAAG GAAGCGAAACAGAACAGAAAAGGGTCTTCCAAGCAGAGCAAACATTTCCATCAGACTCAACTGCAATCGTACTCAAACAAGAATCAGAGGTAGACAGTATTGAGGAGTTGCCATTATTCAGTTTTGAGACGATAGCAAATGCAACAGACCAGTTTAACGAGAACAATCTTCTTGGGAAGGGGGGTTTTGGACCTGTTTACAAG GGAACTCTGGGCGATGGGAAAGAAATCGCGGTGAAGAGGCTGTCAGCAGCATCTGGACAAGGAGCTCAAGAGTTCAAGAATGAAGTGATTGTGATTTCCAAACTCCAGCACAGGAATCTCGTCCGGTTGCTGGGATACTGTGTGGAGAAAGAAGAGAAGATGTTGATATATGAGTACATGCCAAACAAAAGCTTGGACGTTTGTCTCTTTG ATCCTAGCAATCTATCGCAGAAGATTCTAGATTGGAAGAAGCGTTTCAATATTATGGAGGGCATTGGGCGAGGCTTGCTCTATCTTCACAGGGACTCCAGACTGAAGATAATTCATCGAGATCTTAAGCCCAGCAATGTACTGCTGGATGAAGATTGGAACCCCAAAATCTCTGATTTCGGCATGGCAAGAATATTTGGGGGCAACCAAGAACACGACAACACTGCAAGAGTTGTAGGAACTTA TGGATATATGGCGCCTGAATATGCAATGGAAGGCAGATTCTCCGAAAAATCTGATGTCTACAGCTTCGGCGTGCTTATGTTAGAGAtattaaaagggaaaaagaacaCACAATATTACAATCACGAATGGTCCCTCGGCCTTATAGGATGC GCATGGAAACTGTGGAGTGAAAACGACGGTTTGGCTTTCGCAGACGAAGGCATAGCTAGTCCGGATTTGAAAGCAGAGATAGTGAGATGCATTCACATCGCCTTGCTGTGCGTCCAAGAATTTTCCAAAGATAGGCCTACAATTCAAACAGTTTTGTCGATGCTGAGCCGTGAAATAGTGGAGCTGCCGGTGCCGGAGCAGCCCATGTTTGCTGAGAAGTGGAACGGCTTGCCCGTCGGAGCAACAGTCTCTGCAGGCCAACTTGGACACTCCCTTAATGAGCTCACTGTCACTGCCATCGATGGGCGATGA